The bacterium genome contains a region encoding:
- a CDS encoding prepilin-type N-terminal cleavage/methylation domain-containing protein → MTPIGAGPILMRRAPRRAEPMGYRATRGFSLVEIVVAMFILTFTLTAILPMLKFNMRSNTQARSYGTANYLAQQQLERVFAWPVYETTTVESVSRPGINTGNTELFTTKVVRVPPDKIPYTVTSELYHNGYTQTCQPTLFGVSGGSRNVDDGDLNTGNYSPLLQGDCSSGQYRGEDFKVVRVKVSWSDIFGTHEIQRHGYVARF, encoded by the coding sequence ATGACGCCGATCGGCGCCGGTCCGATCCTGATGCGCCGCGCCCCGCGCCGCGCCGAGCCCATGGGATACCGCGCGACGCGCGGTTTCTCGCTTGTCGAAATCGTGGTGGCGATGTTCATCCTCACGTTCACGCTCACCGCGATCCTTCCCATGCTGAAGTTCAACATGCGTTCGAACACGCAGGCGCGCTCGTACGGCACCGCCAACTACCTCGCCCAGCAGCAACTGGAACGCGTGTTCGCCTGGCCTGTTTACGAGACGACGACCGTGGAATCGGTGTCGCGCCCGGGAATCAACACGGGAAACACCGAGCTGTTTACCACCAAGGTCGTACGCGTTCCGCCGGACAAGATCCCCTACACCGTGACCTCCGAGCTGTATCACAACGGCTACACGCAAACCTGCCAGCCGACGCTGTTCGGGGTGTCCGGCGGCAGTCGCAACGTGGATGACGGCGATCTGAATACGGGGAACTACTCGCCGCTTCTTCAGGGCGATTGTTCCTCGGGTCAGTACCGGGGCGAGGATTTCAAGGTCGTGCGCGTCAAGGTTTCGTGGTCGGACATCTTCGGAACGCACGAGATTCAACGGCACGGCTACGTCGCCCGATTCTGA
- a CDS encoding GspH/FimT family pseudopilin: MTAEKQQELEITAEGGGDGDGGDSGDKGFFRGFSLIELMLVIAIISILTAIAFISMLHYGLIIRVNASARDLAGHMRLARAAAIRDGRPNLFTFAGRSYSYGTDSDTNGVFDGGSRTNSLQDGVVFGYESGTPQVPGHPAIASAIMLQGPCASTGNIHFQRDGTVNCGGVVYMIPSRDDSGTGQRGDRQRAVDWSAQSGRIRMWKYFPSEGGWR; encoded by the coding sequence ATGACTGCGGAGAAACAGCAGGAATTGGAAATCACCGCCGAAGGCGGCGGCGATGGCGATGGGGGAGATTCCGGAGACAAGGGGTTCTTCCGCGGCTTCAGCCTCATCGAACTGATGCTCGTGATCGCGATCATCTCGATCCTGACCGCGATCGCGTTCATTTCGATGCTGCACTACGGATTGATCATTCGCGTCAACGCCTCGGCGCGCGACCTCGCCGGTCATATGCGTCTGGCGCGCGCGGCGGCGATTCGCGACGGGCGGCCGAATCTGTTCACGTTCGCGGGGCGCAGCTACAGCTACGGCACGGATTCGGACACCAACGGCGTTTTCGACGGCGGCTCGCGCACCAACTCGCTGCAGGACGGCGTGGTGTTCGGCTACGAGTCCGGCACGCCGCAGGTTCCGGGGCATCCGGCGATCGCGAGCGCGATCATGCTGCAAGGCCCGTGCGCGTCGACGGGCAACATTCACTTTCAGCGTGACGGAACCGTCAATTGCGGAGGCGTCGTCTACATGATTCCCTCGCGAGACGACAGCGGCACCGGACAGCGCGGCGACCGGCAGCGCGCCGTGGACTGGTCGGCGCAATCCGGACGCATCCGGATGTGGAAATACTTCCCGTCCGAGGGCGGTTGGCGATGA